In the Hemitrygon akajei chromosome 7, sHemAka1.3, whole genome shotgun sequence genome, one interval contains:
- the LOC140731221 gene encoding uncharacterized protein translates to MVHDVVRKVKKRKYGDNTGRELSSNFPEDNLETSIAENHQVMPSPKLHGHRKQKKKRCTKSLGKHENLETVEVDSERDLNLFDSEDARPKKKKKSERENSFRSEGQCDGSDVQILNLSNNAEKKKKKKNKSTSLGRFDSSVMADSDLVLNNLLVGDDEKEQREEKNHSRSGAACERVQMEDHKSFCEQRKKKHRCKSVGGDYASQECAVEIQEEKQHSKLMGNQVKRKNKNRHSRLVEAGDTFKFKIEATKEKDYSILLKGDNTSETPAKESIQQSMCNPKSVDGKAGKKKKRKHCSDLAEGGEVSECTPVRNIQQVQNSIRKAGGQKEKECYDPLTVGGIETITGNPDKKREIVESADVDMSISSKKCKKKKKMQFNSSLNDTEVLQKCVKKCKESNLFPFETAVEKNYSANFDNHGKSLKKRKVKCNASGISQNTATDNSTIIQSTETVGIVAEQAEQELQKSSTICQGTVKNSRKLKRKKSSLSKCKASKTSARQDGPLHCSALSNENTLQMVITPKTIAKSNKKTKKKRKKKSQEQQHVIVSDNNLNNTSVEQSQEEGKTLDENATKQRSKSRLSELLKDFVPSAETLATGTLHSMYKYDLPRFEKFKEEGIPIRQGRFTKEENEQLKKNIKELMELTGIQSEWEFFHVSDSFDEMMRIKQLKQSNLFCTKLAEGIPRPWKCVYQRAKKMFDPNRCKGRYTEEELKKLNHLLQIHGNQWIKIGKLMDRSDTSVLNRARLLKKSLKTGPWSKKEVRTLMKIMEKIIKERMAELPNNLTISDSDSKVPNSILREKLYKKLPWSAIAEQMEHRNWLQCRQKWLSILTAKMSGRTMSLKTNCNQKNINLIKRLYLSGVDDIGEVDWEELCSAVGDVPPIAIQRMFYRLKSRYVPDWSKKSFGAIVEFLHDFVIPKLETMLCTKTQVEDIHQPQQHVFQLSDIFNEIDNSDFEDEDDEDETIHSLKEQSVQTPARETK, encoded by the exons ATGGTCCATGATGTAGTACGTAAGGTTAAAAAACGTAAATATGGTGACAATACAGGAAGAGAACTTTCTTCTAATTTCCCAGAAGATAATCTAGAGACTTCAATTGCGGAGAATCACCAAGTGATGCCAAGTCCCAAATTACATGGACACaggaaacaaaaaaagaaaagatgCACCAAATCATTAGGTAAACATGAAAATTTAGAGACTGTTGAAGTGGACTCTGAAAGAGACTTAAATCTCTTTGACAGTGAAGATGCAAGaccaaagaagaaaaagaaaagtgAAAGGGAAAATAGTTTTAGATCAGAAGGACAGTGTGATGGTTCAGATGTGCAAATTCTCAATTTATCAAACAATgctgaaaagaagaagaaaaagaaaaacaaatccacTTCATTGGGAAGGTTTGACAGTTCAGTTATGGCAGACTCTGACTTGGTTTTGAATAATCTACTTGTTGGTGATGACGAAAAGGAACAGAGGGAAGAGAAAAATCATTCCAGATCAGGAGCTGCATGTGAACGTGTACAAATGGAAGATCATAAGTCATTTTGTgagcaaagaaagaaaaaacatcGTTGCAAGTCAGTGGGAGGTGACTATGCTTCACAGGAATGTGCAGTCGAGATTCAGGAAGAGAAGCAACACTCCAAGTTGATGGGCAATCAAGTCAAACGAAAGAACAAAAATCGCCATTCTCGCTTGGTAGAAGCGGGAGATACATTTAAGTTTAAGATAGAGGCTACCAAAGAAAAGGATTATAGTATTTTATTGAAAGGTGACAAtacttcagagactcctgcaaaaGAATCAATACAACAATCAATGTGTAATCCCAAGTCTGTGGATGGCAAAGCTGGGAAAAAGAAGAAAAGGAAGCATTGTTCTGAtttggcagagggtggtgaagtgtCTGAGTgtactccagtaaggaatatacAACAGGTACAGAATTCAATAAGGAAGGCTGGTGGTCAAAAGGAAAAAGAATGCTATGATCCATTGACAGTAGGTGGTATAGAAACCATTACAGGGAATCCTGACAAAAAGAGGGAAATTGtagaatctgcagatgttgatATGAGCATATCATCCAAAAAGtgcaagaaaaagaagaaaatgcaGTTTAACAGTTCTCTCAATGATACTGAAGTTTTACAAAAGTGTGTGAAGAAATGTAAAGAAAGCAACCTGTTCCCGTTTGAAACTGCTGTGGAAAAGAATTACTCTGCAAACTTCGATAACCATGGTAAGTCGTTAAAGAAACGAAAAGTAAAATGCAATGCAAGTGGGATTTCACAGAATACAGCCACAGACAACTCCACAATCATACAAAGTACTGAGACTGTAGGGATTGTTGCGGAACAAGCTGAACAAGAACTCCAGAAGTCCAGTACAATTTGCCAAGGGACTGTCAAGAACTCCAGAAAGTTAAAGCGAAAGAAAAGCAGTTTATCTAAATGCAAAGCTAGCAAAACAAGCGCAAGGCAGGATGGGCCCTTGCACTGCTCTGCATTGAGCAATGAGAACACATTACAGATGGTCATTACACCCAAGACCATTGCAAAATCAAACAAGAAAACAAAGAAGAAACGGAAAAagaaaagccaggagcaacagcaTGTGattgtgtctgacaataatcttaaTAACACATCTGTTGAGCAGTCCCAAGAAGAAGGCAAAACTCTTGATGAAAATGCAACCAAGCAAAGGTCTAAATCCCGGCTGTCGGAGCTCCTCAAAGATTTTGTTCCAAGTGCAGAAACGCTAGCAACTGGGACACTACATAGCATGTATAAATATGATCTTCCACGTTTTGAAAAATTTAAAGAAGAAG GAATTCCAATCCGACAAGGCAGATTTACAAAGGAAGAAAATGAGCAGTTGAAGAAAAACATTAAAGAATTAATGGAGTTAACTGGAATTCAATCTGAATGGGAGTTTTTCCATGTTTCCGACTCCTTTGATGAAATGATGAGAATAAAACAGCTCAAGCAGAGTAATTTATTCTGTACTAAATTAG CTGAAGGCATTCCAAGACCATGGAAGTGTGTTTATCAGCGAGCTAAGAAGATGTTTGATCCTAATCGATGCAAAGGCAG GTACACAGAAGAAGAATTGAAGAAACTGAATCACTTGCTCCAAATTCATGGGAATCAGTGGATCAAAATTGGTAAACTCATGGATCGAAGTGATACCTCTGTTTTAAATCGGGCAAGATTATTAAAGAAAT CCTTGAAAACTGGACCCTGGAGTAAAAAGGAGGTGAGGACACTAATGAAGATAATGGAGAAAATAATTAAAGAAAGAATGGCAGAATTACCCAATAATCTAACAATCTCGGATTCAGATTCAAAAGTGCCCAATTCAATCTTACGTGAAAAATTATACAAGAAACTTCCTTGGTCTGCAATTGCAGAGCAAATGGAACATCGGAACTGGTTGCAGTGCAGGCAGAAGTG GTTGAGTATCTTGACTGCAAAAATGTCTGGCAGGACGATGTCCTTGAAAACCAACTGTAACCAGAAAAATATCAATCTCATCAAAAG ATTGTACCTGTCAGGTGTTGATGACATTGGTGAGGTGGATTGGGAGGAACTTTGCAGCGCTGTTGG AGATGTTCCACCTATAGCCATTCAAAGGATGTTCTATAGATTAAAATCCCGTTATGTACCTGACTGGTCCAAGAAGTCCTTTGGAG ctaTTGTAGAATTCTTACATGACTTCGTAATTCCAAAACTGGAGACGATGCTTTGCACAAAAACCCAAGTGGAAGATATCCATCAGCCACAACAACACGTGTTCCAATTAAGTGATATATTTAATGAAATTGATAATAGTGACTTTGAGGATGAAGATGATGAAGATGAGACAATACATTCATTGAAGGAACAATCAGTGCAAACTCCAGCTAGAGAAACTAAATGA